The following proteins are co-located in the Engraulis encrasicolus isolate BLACKSEA-1 chromosome 2, IST_EnEncr_1.0, whole genome shotgun sequence genome:
- the LOC134442904 gene encoding 5'(3')-deoxyribonucleotidase, mitochondrial-like has translation MPLLPRLLRLSRLQASTTAIHCHRRSLTTTMSSGKRLRVLVDMDGVIADFEGGFLKKYRARYPNDPFITLEDRRGFWVSSQYGQLRSDLCDKAISIWESKDFFMELDPLPGGVQAVQEMAKMDNTDVFICTSPIKHYYHCPFEKYAWVEKHLGPDFLEQIILTRDKTVVTGDILIDDKPDILGVEPNPTWEHVLFTACHNKHRPPSSSQTRLLSWDDDWRAVLDSRRK, from the exons ATGCCATTATTACCAAGGCTATTACGCCTGTCAAGGCTGCAGGCGTCCACCACCGCCATCCACTGCCACCGTAGGAGCTTGACAACAACCATGTCGTCTGGCAAAAGACTGCGGGTACTGGTGGACATGGACGGGGTCATAGCTGACTTCGAGGGCGGATTTCTGAAGAAGTACCGAGCAAGATATCCCAACGACCCCTTCATTACCTTGGAAGACCGGAGGGGATTTTGGGTGTCGAGTCAATACGGACAGTTAAGAAGCGACCTCTGC GATAAAGCCATCAGTATCTGGGAGTCCAAGGACTTCTTCATGGAGCTGGATCCTCTGCCTGGAGGGGTACAGGCCGTGCAGGAGATGGCCAAGATGGACAA tacAGACGTGTTCATCTGCACCAGTCCCATCAAGCACTATTACCACTGCCCCTTCGAGAAG tatgcgtGGGTGGAGAAGCATCTGGGTCCAGACTTCCTGGAGCAGATCATCCTGACCAGAGACAAGACGGTCGTCACGGGAGACATCCTGATCGACGACAAGCCAGACATACTCG GGGTGGAGCCTAATCCTACGTGGGAGCACGTGTTGTTCACGGCGTGCCACAATAAGCACCGCCCCCCGAGCTCCTCCCAGACACGCCTCCTCTCCTGGGACGACGACTGGAGAGCCGTCCTGGACAGCAGGAggaaatga